In Anopheles bellator unplaced genomic scaffold, idAnoBellAS_SP24_06.2 scaffold00299_ctg1, whole genome shotgun sequence, the sequence CTTGAAAAACTGTTATATGTTCTCGACAGATAATGTACTGTATGAAAAGTTTTTCGACGATTTCGGTCCAGTACATTTAAGCGCCGTGTATCGTTATTGCAAGAGCTTAAACGAAATGCTCGATGAACGAGATGTAGGTTACTTCCGAATCTTGCACTATACATCACCAGAAACGCCCAAGCTGCTTAACGCAGCATTTTTGATGGGCAGCTATGCCATCATTTATCTTCAGCATACTGCTGAGAGTATCTTGCGAACGTTGCGTATGCAGTCGAACAGACTTGGCAAATTTTGCGATGCGTCACAGCATGGCCCTAGCTACCTGATATCATTAAACGACTGTTTGTCCGCGATGGAGAAAGCGCACTCTAAAGGCTTTTTCTACTTTACGGATTTCGACTACTACGCCTATGAGCACTATGAAAGGGTCGAGAATGGTGACCTAAATTGGATTGTGCCGGGAAAATTGTTGGCTTTTTCTGGTCCTCACAAGGACTCGCGCGTGGAAAACGGCGTGCAACTGCATGGCCCGGAAAAGTATATTGAATATTTCCACTTAAATAACGTGACCGCTGTCGTGCGGCtgaatatgaaaaaatatgatgcaaaGAAGTTCACTGCTGAAAGAATCAAACACTGTGAACTGTATTTTGTTGATGGAGGAGTTCCGACCAACATGATTTTGCGTCGCTTCCTTTCGTTTTGTGAAACGGAAAAGGGTGCCATTGCTGTGCACTGCAAGGGTAAGTGTTGTATTTCGACAATATACTATTATTGTTTCATCGGTAACCTCATCAGTTTCATCACTATTATTATTACAGTACGCTTTAGTCgcaattaccgtatttttccgtgtataacgcgcacccgtgtataacgcgcacccatattttaagagaaaaaaattggaaaaaaagttttttattatacatttttcagatatgtgatatccaacaaatacctaatgataataatgttattctaaatattcttttaatattcttaagtagactaaagataaaatgcgtatacattgcaaaagacatattagtattttatatttcgtaataatcttcaaactcagattcactgctgtctgactAATTGATATTCTCtgattgctgttcaatgtactcctcgttgtcactctctgaagaggtacattgtgacaatagTGTATcgggaaatttgtgatttaaaaaaaaacttttttcgattttcgatgattttgtagcgttagattgctacacatgtcagtgacttatggtgaaaagttcggccattttaaattattacttaatcttttacagctgttttactgtgctcgtgtcttggcccatcggcgattttttaCTCTTCCAAAAAATAGATGtcaaggaatctatatcaaattttgtgtagaaaacgaaattaagagcgcggacgcattcaaaatgttgagtgtggctaatggtgaagctattaagacaaaaacagtgcttatcgatggttcaaaaatttttcagagggccgagaaaatgtaaaagtcgaaaagcaaagtttggtcgaatgtgaacagtttcgcttacagatttcttcaattacagggtcgtggtgccacatgagttgttgccaaaggatagaacggtcaataacgaatattacttgcaagttatgcgcaatttgcgcgaagcaatccgccacaaacgcgaaatccaaaaatgaaGCCCAAATGTCgtaaaattttttgaacagcccacgtgcatacgaagtttaagatcgttgcttgtgtgcgaattgttggccaaaaactataaactaatgatgccaaagccaccgtattggccaaatctggccccccttggctttttcttgtttccaaaacttaaattaccgcttcgtggtcaatttatttaggagaaggcagaaatcgtcgatgagacaaaactctttcacgcaaaaaagctgtaaaaaattaaatgagttttaaaaatagccgaaattttcaacataagtgagtgacatatgtagcaacataacgcaacaaaaaaatcgaaaatcaaataaagcattttttttaaatcacaaattttcGGTACTtttttgacagaatgtatataagataGAAGACCCCCAAATCTAGGTATGTAatatatgtaacaatattgtgtggataattatattcctaacagatgtttcatttaataatttattcaataataccaaaaattatgtacctaaaagggcacatttgtatgtttagaggagacaaaatgtttactccccttgtataacgcgcacccagattttagagcttaAAATATTGGGAAAAAatgcgcgttatacacggaaaaatacggtactattatgtttaaatgttcaaataatatttttcagCCGGACTCGGTCGTACTGGAACTCTCATTGGAGCATATATCATAAAGCATTTCAGCTTCAGTGCACTGGAAGCGATCGCTTGGATACGTATTTGCCGACCGGGGTCTGTTATTGGTCAACAGCAAACATGGCTACAGCATTCTGAATCATTCTTGTTTGCCGAAGGTAAAGCTTACAGACAAATGCACCCATCTTCCAATCGGCGTAGGCTTCCTTATGGAATTTATAGCATTAAGAAAAATGCCAATGCTTGGAATGCTGATGCACTGATCTTTGAAGGCTCTCATTCAACTCGTGATCACGTTGGAGTTATCTTCCCCAAAAATGACATATTACACCTCTGTGACAAGAGCGAATATACAAATACTACGGGTGCaacaaataatcaaataaacaacaacgTGTTGGCGAATGAAGATTCTTTCCAAACTGTCGTCCACGCTGATGTTCAAAAGCAGAACGTTGTCGTCGAAAATATTGGCCAAGAATCCAGTTTACCCACTCAAGGCGAtcaattgaataaaattaaagtgAATCACCGGCGCAATGCACAACAAAGGTACGTTTATTAATACTCTTTTATTTTGTCTATAATTTTGTATGCTTCATTATCCAAAACCGAGTATCGGTTTTACAATCGTTACCTatatttttcgataaatttaGGTATTTCATTCAGTGACGGGTTTTTCAAATTTACCGATA encodes:
- the LOC131214230 gene encoding dual specificity protein phosphatase CDC14AB isoform X2 encodes the protein MSTILLLSNLTEMTYRRLYFAVLHQKDSIPHLKNCYMFSTDNVLYEKFFDDFGPVHLSAVYRYCKSLNEMLDERDVGYFRILHYTSPETPKLLNAAFLMGSYAIIYLQHTAESILRTLRMQSNRLGKFCDASQHGPSYLISLNDCLSAMEKAHSKGFFYFTDFDYYAYEHYERVENGDLNWIVPGKLLAFSGPHKDSRVENGVQLHGPEKYIEYFHLNNVTAVVRLNMKKYDAKKFTAERIKHCELYFVDGGVPTNMILRRFLSFCETEKGAIAVHCKAGLGRTGTLIGAYIIKHFSFSALEAIAWIRICRPGSVIGQQQTWLQHSESFLFAEGKAYRQMHPSSNRRRLPYGIYSIKKNANAWNADALIFEGSHSTRDHVGVIFPKNDILHLCDKSEYTNTTGATNNQINNNVLANEDSFQTVVHADVQKQNVVVENIGQESSLPTQGDQLNKIKVNHRRNAQQR
- the LOC131214230 gene encoding dual specificity protein phosphatase CDC14C isoform X1, with the protein product MDFIIGQEELVKDVDNTPAIESDGDDMYGCLFRSVACVMKHRRLYFAVLHQKDSIPHLKNCYMFSTDNVLYEKFFDDFGPVHLSAVYRYCKSLNEMLDERDVGYFRILHYTSPETPKLLNAAFLMGSYAIIYLQHTAESILRTLRMQSNRLGKFCDASQHGPSYLISLNDCLSAMEKAHSKGFFYFTDFDYYAYEHYERVENGDLNWIVPGKLLAFSGPHKDSRVENGVQLHGPEKYIEYFHLNNVTAVVRLNMKKYDAKKFTAERIKHCELYFVDGGVPTNMILRRFLSFCETEKGAIAVHCKAGLGRTGTLIGAYIIKHFSFSALEAIAWIRICRPGSVIGQQQTWLQHSESFLFAEGKAYRQMHPSSNRRRLPYGIYSIKKNANAWNADALIFEGSHSTRDHVGVIFPKNDILHLCDKSEYTNTTGATNNQINNNVLANEDSFQTVVHADVQKQNVVVENIGQESSLPTQGDQLNKIKVNHRRNAQQR